In the Ctenopharyngodon idella isolate HZGC_01 chromosome 4, HZGC01, whole genome shotgun sequence genome, one interval contains:
- the LOC127511099 gene encoding tripartite motif-containing protein 16-like, translated as MAEVGISQDEFKCSVCLDLLKDPVTIPCGHSYCKSCITGHWDQEDQMRVYSCPQCKQTFSPRPALAENTMLAEVVDKLKKRKLPADCYAGAGDVQCDVCTGRKHKAVKSCLECLNSYCQNHLEEHESFFKRKRHNLTEATERLQEMICQTHDKLLEVFCRTDQKCICLLCTMDEHKNHDTVSAAAERTEKQNQLKEMQSLFHKRIQHREKDLQQLREAVKSHKSSAQTAVEDSENIFTELIRSIERSCSEATQRIRDQEKTAVSRAEGRLERLEQEINDLRRRDAELEQLSHTQDHIHFLQSFQSLSAPPGSTDVNDNPFSSLSSFDGMRESVRQLRDKLEDFCKEELKKIFDRVTFTNIVPRTRTDFLQYSHQFTLDFNTAHKWLRLSEGNTVIKVASRDQSYPDHPYRFDYYRQVLCRDRVCDRRCYWEIEWKGNTVSISVSYKSISRKGRGNECQFGSNDQSWSLICSIDRYSFRHNNIETDLPVEFISSRTGVYDDDDDDDDDYDLEPISSRVGVYVDHSAGTLSFYSISGDTMILIHTVQTTFTQPLYPGFRVCKRSSVKLC; from the exons ATGGCAGAAGTCGGAATTTCTCAGGATGAGTTCAAGTGTTCAGTGTGTCTGGATCTCCTGAAGGATCCAGTGACCATtccctgtggacacagttactgtaagaGCTGTATTACAGGCCACTGGGATCAGGAGGATCAGATGAGAGTCTACAGCTGCCCTCAGTGCAAACAGACCTTCAGTCCAAGACCTGCTTTAGCTGAAAACACCATGCTGGCTGAAGTGGTGGACAAACTGAAGAAGAGAAAACTTCCTGCTGACTGTTACGCTGGAGCTGGAGATGTGCAGTGTGACGTCTGTactggaagaaaacacaaagccgTCAAGTCCTGTTTGGAGTGTCTGAACTCTTACTGTCAGAATCACCTTGAAGAACATGAGagtttctttaaaagaaagagACACAATCTGACTGAAGCCACTGAACGACTGCAGGAGATGATCTGCCAAACACATGATAAACTCCTTGAGGTTTTCTGCCGGACCGATCAGAAGTGTATATGCCTGCTTTGTACGATGGATGAACACAAAAACCATGACACTGTATCAGCTGCAGCAgagaggacagagaaacag AACCAGCTGAAGGAGATGCAGAGTTTGTTCCATAAGAGGATCCAGCATAGAGAGAaagatcttcagcagctgagagaggctgtgaagtctcataag agctctgcacagacagcagtggaggacagtgagaatatcttcactgagctcatccgctccattgagagaagCTGCTCTGAGGCCACACAGcggatcagagatcaggaaaagactgcagtgagtcgagctgaaggacgactggagcgactggagcaggagatcaatgatctgaggaggagagacgctgagctggagcagctttcacacacacaggatcacatccatttcctgcag agtTTCCAGTCCCTCTCAGCTCCTCCTGGATCTACAGATGTAAATGACAATCCCTtcagttctctctcctcttttgatGGCATGAGAGAATCTGTCCGTCAGCTGAGAGACAAACTGGAggatttctgcaaagaggagcTCAAGAAGATCTTTGACAGAG TCACTTTCACCAACATTGTTCCCAGGACCAGAACCGACTTCCTACAAT attcccatcagTTCACTCTGGATTTCAACACAGCACATAAATGGCTCCGTCTGTCTGAGGGGAACACAGTGATTAAAGTAGCTAGCAGAGATCAgtcgtatcctgatcatccataCAGATTTGATTATTATCgtcaggtgttgtgtagagacAGAGTGTGTGAtcgacgctgttactgggagattgagtggaAGGGGAATACTGtgtctatatcagtgtcatataagagcatcagcaggaagggacGGGGTAATGAGTGTCAGTTTGGATctaatgatcagtcctggagtttgaTCTGCTCTATTGACAGATACTCATTCAGACACAATAACATAGAGACCGATCTCCCTGTAGAGTTCATCAGCAGCAGAACAGGAgtgtatgatgatgatgatgatgatgatgatgattatgattTAGAGCCCATCAGCAGTAgagtaggagtgtatgtggatcacagtgcaggaactctgtccttctacagcatctctggagacacaatgatcctcatccacacagtccagaccacattcactcaaccgctctatcctgggtttagGGTTTGTAAACgatcatcagtgaaactgtgttga